A DNA window from Aminipila luticellarii contains the following coding sequences:
- a CDS encoding pyrimidine-nucleoside phosphorylase, giving the protein MNMNDIIGKKRDGGKLSPEEIEYVVNGYTEGSIPDYQMSALLMAIYLKQMDKEETFHLTRAMKYSGDVIDLSQIEGIKVDKHSTGGVGDKTTLVVAPLAAACGVPIAKMSGRGLGFTGGTVDKMESIPGFQTSIPAESFMEQVNRIGLSVIGQTAHIAPADKKIYALRDVTATVGNMSLIASSIMSKKLASGSDAIVLDVKCGDGAFMESFEDACTLGEMMVEIGTADRKKTIAIITDMNQPLGQAVGNSLEVIEAIDTLKGRGPGDITELSLILAGIMIYAGDKAESRQQGYDMAKEALESGGALNKLAEFIQGQGGDPAVIKDYSLFPQHTCTQEIVCHRSGYVYKIAAKSIGLASQHSGAGRATKEDSIDLSAGIYLHKKVGDTVAEGDVLAVIYGTDAEKVARSAEEAEKAFVFSKEKPKKEELIKKIIL; this is encoded by the coding sequence ATGAATATGAACGATATAATCGGTAAAAAGAGAGACGGCGGAAAGCTCAGTCCGGAAGAAATAGAGTATGTGGTAAACGGCTATACGGAAGGCAGCATTCCAGACTATCAGATGTCGGCACTGCTGATGGCGATTTATCTGAAGCAGATGGATAAGGAAGAAACCTTTCATCTGACCCGTGCGATGAAATATTCCGGGGATGTCATTGATTTATCCCAAATAGAAGGCATCAAGGTGGACAAGCACAGTACCGGAGGGGTGGGAGATAAAACCACCTTAGTGGTGGCGCCGCTGGCGGCAGCCTGCGGAGTGCCCATTGCCAAAATGAGCGGAAGAGGTCTGGGCTTTACCGGAGGCACGGTTGACAAAATGGAATCCATTCCCGGTTTTCAAACCTCTATTCCGGCAGAAAGCTTTATGGAGCAGGTGAATCGGATTGGGCTTTCAGTCATTGGACAGACTGCTCACATCGCACCGGCCGATAAAAAAATTTACGCTTTAAGGGATGTTACGGCCACCGTGGGAAACATGAGCCTGATTGCTTCGAGTATTATGAGCAAAAAACTGGCATCCGGAAGCGACGCGATTGTTTTAGATGTGAAATGCGGAGACGGAGCTTTTATGGAAAGCTTTGAGGATGCATGCACGCTGGGAGAAATGATGGTAGAGATCGGAACGGCGGACCGCAAAAAAACCATTGCCATCATAACCGATATGAATCAGCCTTTGGGTCAGGCTGTAGGAAACAGTCTGGAGGTCATAGAAGCCATTGATACATTAAAAGGCAGAGGCCCCGGTGACATAACAGAGCTTTCCCTAATACTGGCAGGTATTATGATTTATGCGGGAGATAAAGCGGAAAGCAGGCAGCAGGGTTATGATATGGCCAAGGAAGCGCTGGAAAGCGGAGGGGCTTTGAATAAGCTGGCAGAGTTTATTCAAGGGCAGGGAGGCGACCCGGCGGTTATAAAGGATTACAGCTTGTTCCCGCAGCACACCTGCACCCAAGAAATTGTTTGTCATCGTTCAGGTTATGTCTATAAAATTGCCGCCAAATCCATCGGCTTGGCTTCTCAGCACTCCGGTGCAGGCAGAGCCACGAAAGAGGATTCCATCGATCTCTCTGCGGGGATCTATCTTCACAAAAAGGTGGGAGATACCGTTGCAGAAGGCGATGTTTTAGCTGTTATCTATGGAACGGACGCAGAGAAGGTGGCAAGAAGTGCTGAAGAAGCAGAAAAAGCTTTTGTATTTTCAAAAGAAAAACCAAAAAAAGAAGAATTGATCAAAAAAATCATTCTTTAA
- a CDS encoding phosphopentomutase, whose amino-acid sequence MKRVTLIVLDSLGIGELADAESYGDKGADTLGHIADHMESFHIPNLKKLGFGNIQGAAGGRFAVESPAGAFGKLKEKSKGKDTITGHWEIAGLYTEIPFKTYPDGFPAKFMKAYEQAIGMETLGNYAASGTEIIEELGPEHEATGKPIVYTSADSVFQIAANTAVIPLEKLYEICETARKMLVGDVACGRVIARPYIIDENGKRVRTSERRDYAVSPSGKTVLDKVEATGKTVYAVGKISDIFNGKGVTESVHTESNMDGVNKTIDALNQNFEGFIFTNLVDFDSKFGHRRDPIGYGKAIEEFDARLPEIISAMGEEDILMLCADHGNDPVHSGWDHTREHIPVVIYGKEIKAGVDLGVRESFADIGATICDMLGAEKTEIGESFLSLIKA is encoded by the coding sequence ATGAAGAGAGTCACATTAATTGTTTTAGATAGCCTGGGAATAGGTGAGCTTGCCGATGCGGAGAGCTATGGGGATAAAGGCGCCGATACCCTGGGGCATATCGCGGATCATATGGAAAGCTTTCACATACCAAATTTAAAAAAACTCGGATTCGGAAACATTCAGGGGGCGGCAGGCGGCCGTTTCGCTGTAGAATCACCGGCAGGTGCTTTTGGAAAGCTGAAAGAAAAATCAAAGGGGAAGGATACGATTACCGGACATTGGGAAATTGCAGGACTTTATACAGAAATCCCTTTCAAGACCTATCCGGACGGTTTCCCGGCAAAATTTATGAAAGCGTATGAGCAGGCTATCGGGATGGAGACACTGGGAAATTATGCCGCATCCGGTACGGAGATCATTGAAGAATTAGGCCCTGAGCATGAGGCTACAGGAAAACCTATTGTATATACCTCTGCTGACAGTGTGTTTCAAATTGCCGCAAATACAGCGGTGATTCCGCTGGAAAAATTGTACGAGATCTGTGAGACCGCAAGAAAAATGCTGGTGGGCGATGTGGCTTGCGGAAGAGTCATCGCAAGGCCGTATATCATAGATGAAAACGGAAAGAGAGTCCGTACCTCAGAAAGAAGAGATTATGCGGTCTCCCCAAGCGGAAAGACGGTTTTGGACAAGGTAGAGGCAACGGGAAAAACCGTTTATGCTGTTGGAAAGATCAGTGACATCTTTAATGGAAAAGGCGTGACAGAGTCCGTTCATACGGAAAGTAACATGGACGGAGTGAACAAGACCATAGACGCATTAAATCAAAACTTCGAGGGCTTTATTTTTACGAATCTGGTAGACTTCGATTCAAAATTCGGTCACCGGAGAGATCCCATCGGCTACGGAAAAGCCATCGAAGAATTTGACGCAAGACTTCCGGAAATAATCTCCGCTATGGGAGAGGAAGATATATTAATGCTTTGTGCGGATCATGGGAATGATCCGGTTCATTCGGGATGGGATCACACCAGAGAACATATACCGGTTGTTATTTATGGAAAAGAGATTAAAGCGGGAGTAGATTTAGGCGTAAGAGAATCCTTTGCCGATATTGGAGCAACAATTTGTGACATGCTGGGAGCGGAAAAAACCGAAATTGGTGAGAGCTTCTTATCTTTAATCAAAGCATAA
- a CDS encoding metallophosphoesterase gives MKIFAIADLHLSFDERVKKPMDIYGGQWVNHTGRVKENWEETITKDDIVLIPGDISWALKKEEAMADLEWIHKLPGRKVITKGNHDLWWTGIGKLNKLYEDMTFLQNDFYNAGGIAVCGSRGWICPGSDEFGLHDRKIYERELMRLEFSLSAAQRAGFKRIIGMLHYPPTNDKMQKSGFTELFSRYGAEKVVYGHLHGQEGHKNGYKGVMNGVEYSLVSLDYLKCRPLQIALIEEEKK, from the coding sequence ATGAAGATTTTTGCTATTGCGGATTTGCATTTATCCTTTGACGAACGGGTGAAAAAGCCCATGGACATCTACGGAGGTCAGTGGGTGAATCACACCGGCAGGGTAAAGGAAAATTGGGAAGAAACAATTACAAAGGATGATATAGTATTGATACCGGGAGATATTTCCTGGGCGTTAAAAAAGGAAGAGGCCATGGCAGATTTGGAGTGGATTCATAAGCTGCCGGGGCGAAAGGTCATCACAAAGGGAAACCACGATCTTTGGTGGACCGGCATAGGAAAGCTCAATAAGCTTTATGAAGACATGACGTTCCTGCAAAATGATTTTTATAATGCCGGAGGAATTGCTGTCTGCGGGAGCCGAGGATGGATTTGTCCGGGAAGCGATGAATTTGGGCTTCACGATCGTAAGATTTACGAAAGAGAGCTGATGAGACTGGAGTTCTCCCTGTCAGCCGCCCAAAGGGCAGGCTTCAAAAGAATCATCGGAATGCTGCATTATCCGCCCACCAATGACAAAATGCAAAAATCCGGATTTACGGAATTGTTCTCAAGGTATGGTGCAGAAAAGGTCGTATATGGGCATCTGCACGGGCAAGAGGGTCATAAAAACGGATATAAGGGTGTGATGAATGGGGTGGAATATAGTCTGGTATCACTGGATTATCTGAAGTGCAGACCGCTTCAAATCGCATTAATAGAGGAGGAAAAGAAATGA
- a CDS encoding DNA recombination protein RmuC, with the protein MSSMIIFMCAAGMSLLFVIIGLLLYILVKRQLVHIKETSEKGINQVRMELIHEIKTSRQETLQFIQGSFKAMGDMVAGNQKESAESQDMRLAQLNRQFSDMTMLNEHKLENIRKTVETRLSALQEENSKQLEQMRNTVDEKLQKTLEDRISQSFKLVSERLEQVYKGLGEMQTLAAGVGDLKKVLSNVKTRGILGEIQLGAILEQILSKEQYEENIRTKSSGTERVEFAIKLPGDQDGVVYLPIDAKFPADAYNKLTEAYDSGNTAEIDEAGKNLERTIKKAAKDIHEKYVEPPSTTDFAIMFLPFEGLYAEVVRRGLVEVLQREYKINIAGPTTMAALLNSLQMGFKTLAIQKHSSQVWDILGAVKTEFDKFGTVLEATQQRINQANAELDKLIGTRTRSIQRKLRGITGLSELESTSILDLESDHVVGYLKDEEEE; encoded by the coding sequence ATGAGTTCGATGATAATTTTCATGTGTGCGGCAGGAATGAGCTTATTGTTTGTAATAATAGGCCTCCTTCTATATATCCTTGTAAAAAGGCAGTTGGTACATATAAAAGAGACATCCGAAAAGGGCATCAATCAGGTCAGAATGGAGCTGATCCATGAAATAAAGACCTCCAGGCAGGAGACGCTGCAGTTTATTCAGGGAAGCTTTAAAGCCATGGGAGACATGGTGGCGGGAAACCAGAAGGAATCCGCTGAATCACAGGATATGCGGCTGGCACAGCTCAACAGGCAATTCAGCGACATGACTATGCTGAACGAGCATAAATTGGAAAATATTCGGAAAACCGTGGAAACAAGGCTGAGCGCTTTGCAGGAAGAAAACAGTAAACAGTTGGAACAGATGCGAAATACAGTGGATGAAAAGCTGCAAAAAACCCTGGAGGATAGGATAAGCCAATCCTTTAAACTGGTGAGCGAGCGGCTGGAACAGGTCTATAAAGGGTTAGGAGAAATGCAGACCTTGGCTGCCGGGGTCGGTGACTTAAAAAAGGTTCTGTCCAATGTTAAGACCAGAGGAATTCTCGGAGAAATACAGCTTGGAGCCATATTGGAACAGATTTTATCTAAGGAGCAGTATGAAGAAAATATTCGCACAAAGAGCAGCGGAACAGAGCGCGTAGAATTTGCCATAAAGCTGCCGGGAGATCAGGATGGGGTAGTCTATCTGCCCATTGATGCTAAATTTCCGGCAGATGCATATAATAAGCTTACGGAAGCCTACGATTCAGGAAACACCGCAGAAATAGATGAAGCAGGAAAGAATCTGGAAAGGACCATTAAGAAGGCAGCAAAGGATATTCACGAGAAATATGTGGAACCGCCTTCAACTACGGATTTTGCTATTATGTTCCTGCCTTTTGAAGGACTTTATGCGGAAGTGGTGCGAAGAGGACTGGTGGAAGTCCTTCAACGGGAATACAAAATTAATATCGCAGGGCCGACGACGATGGCGGCACTTCTGAACAGCCTGCAAATGGGTTTTAAGACCCTGGCTATACAAAAGCATTCCAGTCAGGTCTGGGACATTTTGGGAGCTGTTAAGACGGAGTTCGATAAGTTTGGTACGGTACTGGAAGCCACGCAGCAGCGGATTAACCAGGCCAATGCGGAACTGGACAAATTGATTGGCACAAGAACGAGAAGCATTCAGAGAAAGCTCAGAGGGATTACCGGATTGAGCGAATTGGAGAGCACTTCTATATTGGATTTGGAATCCGATCATGTAGTCGGATACCTAAAGGATGAAGAAGAGGAATAA
- a CDS encoding nucleoside recognition domain-containing protein: MNMTNNLHTLILYILYGDFGLLTIVPYFLFKILFPIITSFYLLQLFLLESDLLKILSFKLDKGLNKFGLSSNTLLPLLLGFGCVTVALGTLQLTENKRERRIAQILLCMIIPCSAQLVINTVLIFQTGKSYLMAYILVISFLFLISGYLLNRCFPGSSPPPKGSIQTYKRRYHFMFPKIWPLLCRSVGSSMAFLAETAVPFAVGNVIVSILSYCGLIHKLCMFTAPLFCNFLKLPEDAAAIFILSIIKKDLGAASLLALFSNGNFTEAQIFICTVMLTLFVPCLASMIILWKHERKWIAMVIWILCLLLSIMIGKVLCILLILP; this comes from the coding sequence ATGAATATGACGAATAATCTGCACACTCTGATTTTATACATCTTGTACGGTGATTTTGGACTGCTTACCATTGTCCCTTACTTTTTATTCAAAATTCTGTTTCCAATCATAACATCTTTTTATCTGCTGCAGCTATTTCTGTTAGAATCTGATTTATTGAAAATTTTATCCTTTAAGCTGGACAAAGGCTTGAACAAATTTGGCCTGTCCTCTAATACACTGTTACCGCTTCTTTTGGGTTTTGGCTGTGTTACCGTAGCCTTAGGCACCTTGCAACTGACTGAAAACAAACGGGAAAGAAGAATTGCACAGATTCTTCTTTGTATGATCATTCCCTGTTCGGCTCAACTGGTCATCAATACCGTACTGATCTTTCAGACCGGCAAATCGTATCTCATGGCCTATATTCTCGTGATTTCTTTCCTTTTTTTAATATCGGGCTACCTGCTGAACCGATGCTTTCCCGGCAGCTCTCCTCCTCCGAAGGGGTCCATCCAGACCTATAAGCGCCGCTACCATTTTATGTTTCCTAAGATTTGGCCTCTCCTTTGTAGGTCCGTTGGCAGCAGCATGGCTTTTTTAGCGGAAACTGCTGTTCCTTTTGCTGTGGGTAACGTGATTGTTTCCATTCTCTCCTACTGCGGCCTGATACATAAGCTCTGCATGTTTACTGCACCCTTGTTCTGCAATTTCTTGAAGCTGCCGGAAGATGCGGCTGCCATATTCATTTTGAGTATCATAAAGAAGGATTTGGGAGCTGCCAGCCTTTTAGCTCTTTTTTCAAACGGCAATTTTACAGAAGCACAGATTTTTATCTGTACGGTCATGCTTACTTTATTCGTCCCCTGCCTTGCTTCCATGATCATTTTATGGAAACATGAACGCAAGTGGATTGCTATGGTTATTTGGATTTTATGC